DNA sequence from the Clostridia bacterium genome:
TCATCCACCTGCCCCCGCGGGTACAGGAACCGCCTGTAGTGATAAGCCATGCATTCCGCTGTATAGGCAGTTACGGTAGCAACGATGTCAGCCGAATTAAGGCCAAGCTCTTGACTCTTGACCATAACTTGGTCAACGAACTCTTCCCCAAAGTCTTCCCGACCGGTAGTCTTGGGCAGGGGGCGCTCAAGGTAAGGATGCCTGAGCAATTGCTCCAGCAGTTCTCGGTTGACTCGCCCTTGGGCTGCCCAGAGGCCATCCTCATCAAATTGCTTCCTGCCGCCGGTAAGCCTTCTGACCACTCCATCTATAACCATGTTCCCCGGACCAGTGTCAAAACAGATGATGTCCTCGAGGCTGCAACCAGGCGGCATAGCAGTTACATTGGCTATGCCGCCAATATTCTGCAGGGCCCGGTAGAGCCTGTCGTGGCTGAAAAGTAAATAATCGACATAGGCACTGAGGGGCGCCCCATGGCCACCAGCGGCAACGTCGTTGGCCCTAAGATCCGAAATCACCGGAACCCCACAAAGCTCGGCGACCAGAGCCGGGTCTCCCATCTCTATGTGGATTCCTTGATTTTGGTTGCGATCGGATGGGGGATCATGATATAGGGTTATTCCCTGCA
Encoded proteins:
- a CDS encoding anhydro-N-acetylmuramic acid kinase — protein: QGITLYHDPPSDRNQNQGIHIEMGDPALVAELCGVPVISDLRANDVAAGGHGAPLSAYVDYLLFSHDRLYRALQNIGGIANVTAMPPGCSLEDIICFDTGPGNMVIDGVVRRLTGGRKQFDEDGLWAAQGRVNRELLEQLLRHPYLERPLPKTTGREDFGEEFVDQVMVKSQELGLNSADIVATVTAYTAECMAYHYRRFLYPRGQVDEVILGGGGTKNKTLLAFVRKCLAPAAVKTHEDFGIPNEAREAMTWTILADETIQGLPANVPRTSGARHPALLGRITFPWRGSTSNGVPTGTRKE